A region from the Benincasa hispida cultivar B227 chromosome 10, ASM972705v1, whole genome shotgun sequence genome encodes:
- the LOC120088628 gene encoding probable galacturonosyltransferase 10 isoform X2 codes for MEGLNITEEMLNPSSIARQLSDQISLAKAFVVIAKESSNLQFAWELSAQIRNSQILLSNAATRRAPLRITEAETAIRDMALLLYQAQQLHYDSATMIMRLKAKIQTLDEQMSSVSDKSSKYGQIAAEEVPKSLYCLGVRLTTEWFRNLNLQRKLSEEKQIDMKLKDNDLYHFCVFSDNILATSVVVNSTALNSKNPDRIVFHLVTDEVNYAAMKAWFSMNNFRRVTVDVQMFENFSWLNASYVPVLKQLQDSDTQNYYFSGNGGDNRTPIKFRNPKYLSMLNHLRFYIPEVFPVLKKVIFLDDDVVVQRDVSDLFSIDLNGNVNGAVETCMETFHRYHKYLNYSHPLIREHFDPDACGWAFGMNIFDLVEWRKRNVTGIYHYWQEKNVDRTLWKLGTLPPGLLTFYGLTEPLDPSWHVLGLGYTNVDPQMIEKGAVLHFNGNSKPWLKIGIEKYKPLWEKYVDYTHPLLQSCNFH; via the coding sequence ATGGAAGGCCTCAATATTACTGAAGAAATGTTGAACCCCAGCTCTATTGCTCGGCAACTCAGTGACCAAATTTCTCTAGCAAAAGCATTTGTTGTGATTGCAAAAGAGAGCAGCAATCTTCAGTTTGCTTGGGAATTAAGTGCCCAAATCCGGAATTCGCAGATCCTCCTCTCAAATGCTGCTACCAGGAGAGCACCTCTGAGGATTACAGAAGCAGAAACTGCAATACGTGACATGGCACTGTTGCTCTACCAAGCCCAGCAACTTCATTATGATAGTGCAACCATGATCATGAGGCTGAAAGCTAAAATCCAGACTCTTGATGAGCAAATGAGCTCAGTTAGTGACAAAAGTTCAAAATATGGACAGATTGCTGCTGAAGAAGTTCCCAAAAGTCTGTACTGCCTTGGTGTTCGTCTGACCACTGAATGGTTTAGAAACTTAAATTTACAGAGGAAGCTCAGTGAAGAGAAGCAAATAGATATGAAACTTAAAGATAATGATCTCTACCATTTCTGTGTATTCTCTGACAACATTCTGGCCACTTCAGTTGTTGTCAACTCGACTGCTTTGAATTCAAAAAATCCTGATAGGATTGTTTTCCATCTCGTAACTGATGAGGTCAATTATGCAGCAATGAAGGCATGGTTTTCAATGAATAATTTTAGAAGGGTGACTGTGGATGTTCAAATGTTTGAGAATTTTAGCTGGTTAAATGCTTCCTATGTCCCAGTACTCAAGCAACTCCAGGACTCGGATACTCAGAACTACTATTTTTCAGGTAATGGTGGCGACAATCGGACTCCCATCAAGTTTCGGAATCCCAAGTATCTTTCAATGCTCAACCATCTCAGGTTTTATATTCCAGAAGTTTTTCCTGTGCTTAAAAAAGTTATATTTCTTGATGATGATGTTGTGGTCCAGAGAGATGTTTCTGATCTTTTCAGCATCGATTTGAATGGTAACGTAAATGGAGCTGTTGAGACATGCATGGAGACCTTTCACAGATATCATAAGTACTTGAACTACTCCCACCCTCTTATCAGGGAACATTTTGATCCAGATGCTTGTGGATGGGCATTCGGAATGAATATTTTCGACTTGGTAGAGTGGAGGAAGAGAAATGTTACCGGCATTTATCATTATTGGCAGGAAAAGAATGTAGACCGTACACTATGGAAACTTGGGACGCTACCACCTGGACTGCTTACATTCTATGGGTTGACAGAACCATTGGATCCCTCGTGGCATGTGTTAGGATTGGGCTACACAAATGTTGATCCTCAGATGATTGAAAAGGGGGCTGTTCTTCACTTTAATGGTAACTCAAAGCCATGGCTTAAGATTGGGATAGAGAAGTACAAGCCCCTTTGGGAGAAATACGTTGATTATACTCATCCTCTATTGCAAAGCTGCAATTTCCATTGA
- the LOC120088628 gene encoding probable galacturonosyltransferase 10 isoform X1 — MRRRPPDFRRPARRRLSNAFWWTLCFVAVLLFIFILSKGSQIESTRPVLARRSYRHERIMEGLNITEEMLNPSSIARQLSDQISLAKAFVVIAKESSNLQFAWELSAQIRNSQILLSNAATRRAPLRITEAETAIRDMALLLYQAQQLHYDSATMIMRLKAKIQTLDEQMSSVSDKSSKYGQIAAEEVPKSLYCLGVRLTTEWFRNLNLQRKLSEEKQIDMKLKDNDLYHFCVFSDNILATSVVVNSTALNSKNPDRIVFHLVTDEVNYAAMKAWFSMNNFRRVTVDVQMFENFSWLNASYVPVLKQLQDSDTQNYYFSGNGGDNRTPIKFRNPKYLSMLNHLRFYIPEVFPVLKKVIFLDDDVVVQRDVSDLFSIDLNGNVNGAVETCMETFHRYHKYLNYSHPLIREHFDPDACGWAFGMNIFDLVEWRKRNVTGIYHYWQEKNVDRTLWKLGTLPPGLLTFYGLTEPLDPSWHVLGLGYTNVDPQMIEKGAVLHFNGNSKPWLKIGIEKYKPLWEKYVDYTHPLLQSCNFH, encoded by the exons ATGAGGCGGAGGCCCCCGGATTTCCGAAGGCCTGCCAGGAGAAGATTATCCAACGCCTTTTGGTGGACTCTGTGTTTTGTTGCTGTTTTGCTCTTCATTTTCATTCTCAGCAAAGGGAGTCAGATTGAGTCCACCAGGCCCGTCTTAGCAAGG AGATCATATAGACATGAAAGAATTATGGAAGGCCTCAATATTACTGAAGAAATGTTGAACCCCAGCTCTATTGCTCGGCAACTCAGTGACCAAATTTCTCTAGCAAAAGCATTTGTTGTGATTGCAAAAGAGAGCAGCAATCTTCAGTTTGCTTGGGAATTAAGTGCCCAAATCCGGAATTCGCAGATCCTCCTCTCAAATGCTGCTACCAGGAGAGCACCTCTGAGGATTACAGAAGCAGAAACTGCAATACGTGACATGGCACTGTTGCTCTACCAAGCCCAGCAACTTCATTATGATAGTGCAACCATGATCATGAGGCTGAAAGCTAAAATCCAGACTCTTGATGAGCAAATGAGCTCAGTTAGTGACAAAAGTTCAAAATATGGACAGATTGCTGCTGAAGAAGTTCCCAAAAGTCTGTACTGCCTTGGTGTTCGTCTGACCACTGAATGGTTTAGAAACTTAAATTTACAGAGGAAGCTCAGTGAAGAGAAGCAAATAGATATGAAACTTAAAGATAATGATCTCTACCATTTCTGTGTATTCTCTGACAACATTCTGGCCACTTCAGTTGTTGTCAACTCGACTGCTTTGAATTCAAAAAATCCTGATAGGATTGTTTTCCATCTCGTAACTGATGAGGTCAATTATGCAGCAATGAAGGCATGGTTTTCAATGAATAATTTTAGAAGGGTGACTGTGGATGTTCAAATGTTTGAGAATTTTAGCTGGTTAAATGCTTCCTATGTCCCAGTACTCAAGCAACTCCAGGACTCGGATACTCAGAACTACTATTTTTCAGGTAATGGTGGCGACAATCGGACTCCCATCAAGTTTCGGAATCCCAAGTATCTTTCAATGCTCAACCATCTCAGGTTTTATATTCCAGAAGTTTTTCCTGTGCTTAAAAAAGTTATATTTCTTGATGATGATGTTGTGGTCCAGAGAGATGTTTCTGATCTTTTCAGCATCGATTTGAATGGTAACGTAAATGGAGCTGTTGAGACATGCATGGAGACCTTTCACAGATATCATAAGTACTTGAACTACTCCCACCCTCTTATCAGGGAACATTTTGATCCAGATGCTTGTGGATGGGCATTCGGAATGAATATTTTCGACTTGGTAGAGTGGAGGAAGAGAAATGTTACCGGCATTTATCATTATTGGCAGGAAAAGAATGTAGACCGTACACTATGGAAACTTGGGACGCTACCACCTGGACTGCTTACATTCTATGGGTTGACAGAACCATTGGATCCCTCGTGGCATGTGTTAGGATTGGGCTACACAAATGTTGATCCTCAGATGATTGAAAAGGGGGCTGTTCTTCACTTTAATGGTAACTCAAAGCCATGGCTTAAGATTGGGATAGAGAAGTACAAGCCCCTTTGGGAGAAATACGTTGATTATACTCATCCTCTATTGCAAAGCTGCAATTTCCATTGA